From the Desulfohalovibrio reitneri genome, one window contains:
- a CDS encoding ISL3 family transposase: MRDIDFYAQILGIDHPWHVDDVKLQTGAGRVDVWIDHEPGALWSCPECGRELACRDHAEERTWRHLDTCQFKTFLHARIPRVNCPDHGVRQAQVPWAAPHSRFTLLMERMAIDVITACSTIEGARRLLRISWDETWGIMERAVKRGLSRKEQRNIHYLGVDEKAFRKGHKYMTVVCDLMRGTVEHVAEDRRTASLEAYYQSLSSEQLEAVRAVSMDMWQPYFSATMKWIPEASRKIVFDRFHVMQHVGKAVDTVRRQEHKALMAEGESILKGTRYLWLYGESRLPDKHRPRFDDLKQANLKTAKAWAMKESLQDLWGYMSPGWAKRFLEKWCGWATRSRITPMKKVAQTLRAHMDNVVTFCRHRITNAVAEGLNSKIMAIKRRACGYRNKEHFKTAIYFFCGGLDLYPACKTGATH, translated from the coding sequence ATGAGGGACATCGATTTCTATGCTCAGATTCTTGGCATTGACCACCCCTGGCATGTGGATGACGTGAAGCTCCAGACTGGGGCTGGGCGAGTGGATGTGTGGATCGATCATGAGCCTGGCGCTCTTTGGTCTTGCCCAGAGTGCGGGCGAGAGTTGGCTTGCCGGGATCATGCCGAAGAACGGACATGGAGACATCTAGATACCTGCCAGTTCAAGACATTTCTTCATGCACGTATTCCACGAGTTAACTGTCCTGATCACGGCGTACGCCAAGCACAGGTCCCCTGGGCCGCTCCCCATTCTCGTTTCACCCTGCTCATGGAGCGCATGGCCATTGACGTGATTACGGCCTGTTCGACCATCGAAGGTGCACGCAGGCTGTTGCGTATTTCCTGGGACGAGACCTGGGGGATCATGGAACGAGCCGTCAAAAGAGGCTTGAGCCGCAAGGAACAGCGCAATATCCACTACCTCGGGGTGGACGAGAAGGCTTTCCGCAAGGGACACAAGTACATGACCGTCGTCTGCGATCTGATGAGGGGCACAGTTGAGCATGTTGCTGAAGATCGCCGAACGGCGAGCCTCGAGGCGTATTATCAAAGCCTGAGTAGCGAGCAGCTGGAAGCAGTGCGGGCCGTGAGCATGGACATGTGGCAGCCGTATTTTTCGGCCACTATGAAGTGGATCCCTGAGGCAAGCCGGAAAATCGTCTTTGACCGTTTCCACGTCATGCAACACGTGGGGAAAGCGGTGGACACTGTCCGGCGTCAGGAACACAAGGCCCTGATGGCCGAAGGGGAGTCAATCCTCAAGGGCACCAGATACCTGTGGCTTTACGGCGAAAGCCGTCTGCCGGATAAGCACAGACCTCGGTTCGATGACCTCAAGCAGGCCAACCTGAAGACGGCCAAAGCCTGGGCCATGAAGGAAAGCCTGCAGGATCTGTGGGGCTACATGAGCCCTGGCTGGGCAAAGAGGTTCCTGGAGAAATGGTGCGGTTGGGCCACGCGATCCCGGATCACGCCGATGAAGAAGGTGGCCCAGACCTTGAGAGCTCACATGGACAACGTGGTGACCTTTTGCCGGCATCGAATCACCAACGCCGTGGCCGAGGGACTGAACAGCAAGATCATGGCAATCAAACGCCGAGCTTGCGGCTACAGGAACAAAGAGCACTTCAAGACGGCGATCTACTTCTTCTGTGGTGGATTGGACCTCTATCCGGCCTGCAAAACCGGAGCCACCCACTGA
- a CDS encoding citrate synthase codes for MSKNTQNAILTIGDERYELPVIVGSEGERAIDVRNLRNDSGCITFDPGYANTGSCTSDITFVDGERGILRHRGYPVEQLAEHSSFIETVMLLIFGELPTQRERDTFREMLINQELLHEDLLHHFEGFPPYGQPMSILSAVINSFASYHPDLLDIQTPEEFRLAVGKIISKVRTIAAFAYRKSLGKPLVYPDPNRSYCANFLHMMFSIPYKEFEPTRAQVRALSLFLLVHADHEQNCSTSTVRMVGSTQANLFASISAGICALWGRLHGGANAAVIDMLESIRQGDLTVTEYLEKVKNKEMRLMGFGHRVYKSFDPRARILKQAAHDLLLEQDKHNDPLLEIAKELENAALSDDFFIERSLYPNVDFYSGIILRTLGIPVNMYPVMFAIGRMPGWIAHWAEENHGPTKIHRPRQVYTGPVQRDYVAIDDREPRG; via the coding sequence ATGTCCAAAAACACGCAAAACGCCATTCTGACCATTGGCGACGAGCGGTACGAACTGCCCGTCATCGTGGGGTCCGAGGGAGAGCGGGCCATTGACGTGCGCAACCTGCGCAACGACTCCGGCTGCATCACCTTCGACCCCGGCTACGCCAACACCGGCTCATGCACCTCGGACATCACCTTCGTGGACGGCGAAAGGGGCATCCTGCGCCACCGGGGCTATCCCGTCGAGCAGTTGGCCGAACACAGCTCCTTCATCGAGACGGTCATGCTCCTCATCTTCGGCGAGCTGCCCACCCAGCGGGAGCGCGACACCTTCCGCGAGATGCTCATCAACCAGGAGTTGCTGCACGAGGACCTGCTGCACCACTTCGAGGGCTTCCCTCCCTATGGGCAGCCCATGTCCATCCTTTCGGCGGTCATCAACTCCTTCGCCAGCTACCACCCGGACCTGCTGGACATCCAGACGCCGGAGGAATTTCGGCTGGCCGTGGGCAAAATCATTTCCAAGGTGCGCACCATCGCGGCCTTCGCCTACCGCAAGTCCCTGGGCAAGCCCCTGGTCTACCCCGACCCCAACCGCTCCTACTGCGCCAATTTCCTGCACATGATGTTCTCCATCCCTTACAAGGAGTTCGAGCCCACGCGGGCGCAGGTGCGGGCGCTCTCCCTCTTCCTTCTGGTGCACGCCGACCACGAGCAGAACTGCTCCACCTCAACCGTGCGCATGGTGGGCTCCACGCAGGCCAACCTCTTCGCCTCCATCTCCGCGGGCATCTGCGCCCTGTGGGGGCGGCTTCACGGCGGGGCCAACGCCGCCGTCATCGACATGCTGGAGTCCATCCGCCAGGGCGACCTGACAGTCACCGAATACCTGGAAAAGGTGAAAAACAAGGAAATGCGGCTCATGGGCTTCGGCCACAGGGTCTACAAAAGCTTCGACCCCCGAGCCCGCATCCTCAAGCAGGCCGCCCACGACCTGCTCCTGGAGCAGGACAAGCACAACGACCCCCTGCTCGAGATCGCCAAGGAACTGGAGAACGCGGCCCTGTCCGACGATTTCTTCATCGAGCGCAGCCTCTACCCCAACGTGGACTTCTATTCCGGCATCATCCTGCGCACCCTGGGCATCCCGGTGAACATGTACCCGGTCATGTTCGCCATCGGCCGCATGCCCGGCTGGATCGCCCACTGGGCCGAGGAAAACCACGGCCCGACCAAAATCCACCGTCCCAGGCAGGTCTATACCGGCCCCGTCCAGCGGGACTACGTGGCCATCGACGACCGGGAGCCCCGGGGCTGA
- a CDS encoding thioredoxin family protein, translating into MTPTVRGATEFEAEVLGQADPVLVACLDERGEMDGLAEAVHTAAKSFEGEIRVRLVDSDLLPMLRNRLGVTGTPTILLFKEGRECSRLLGRFEDEHILAFLRRHLDATAH; encoded by the coding sequence ATGACGCCCACAGTACGGGGCGCGACAGAGTTCGAAGCGGAAGTTCTGGGCCAGGCCGATCCGGTCTTGGTGGCCTGCCTGGACGAGCGGGGGGAGATGGACGGCCTCGCCGAGGCCGTCCATACCGCCGCGAAAAGCTTCGAAGGGGAAATCAGGGTCCGCCTGGTGGACAGTGATCTCCTCCCCATGCTGCGGAACAGGCTGGGCGTCACCGGAACGCCCACCATCCTCCTCTTCAAGGAGGGGAGGGAATGCAGCAGGCTTCTGGGGCGGTTTGAAGACGAGCACATTCTGGCCTTCCTGCGCCGCCACCTGGACGCCACGGCTCATTGA
- a CDS encoding PIG-L deacetylase family protein yields the protein MSKTVLSFGLTPGDIAMGCGGSLALLANQGYKCVNVFSAYSGENLTTLAREAREAAGILGVADVSFLLVEGGPDMFSREAMLKAARKIRKHQPERVFTFSSQDPAPDRYGLSCLVKTAVTAAADPGNPDLEGAPWRVETVLGYEIKPPLQTFDLTMAIGQSIERKMRAIACYEGLLGRKVDQAMEGLARYRGRMSRTGGAYAEVFEILAGGHDPFRDWLD from the coding sequence ATGAGCAAAACCGTCCTTTCTTTCGGATTGACTCCGGGCGACATCGCCATGGGATGTGGGGGCTCCCTGGCCCTGCTTGCGAACCAGGGGTATAAGTGCGTCAACGTCTTTTCCGCCTACTCCGGCGAAAACCTGACCACCCTGGCCCGCGAGGCGCGGGAGGCCGCCGGGATTCTGGGCGTGGCCGACGTCTCCTTCCTGCTGGTGGAGGGCGGGCCGGACATGTTCTCCCGCGAGGCCATGCTCAAGGCGGCCCGCAAGATCAGAAAACACCAGCCTGAGCGGGTATTCACCTTCTCCTCCCAGGACCCGGCGCCCGACCGCTACGGACTGAGCTGCCTGGTCAAGACCGCGGTGACAGCCGCGGCCGACCCGGGCAATCCCGACCTCGAGGGTGCCCCCTGGCGGGTTGAGACGGTGCTGGGCTACGAGATCAAGCCGCCATTGCAGACCTTCGACCTGACCATGGCCATCGGCCAGTCCATAGAACGAAAGATGCGGGCCATCGCCTGCTATGAGGGGCTGCTGGGACGCAAGGTGGATCAGGCCATGGAAGGGTTGGCCCGATACCGGGGCCGCATGAGCCGCACCGGCGGGGCATACGCCGAGGTCTTCGAGATCCTGGCCGGCGGCCACGACCCATTCCGCGACTGGCTGGACTAA
- a CDS encoding Crp/Fnr family transcriptional regulator, with the protein MQETDSARAAASLPLFQGLSAEQLDKVMATATEVSRPADRVLFNEGQRAEGFYAVVEGRVKVYKLSPSGKEQILHVFGPGGVLAEAAVFSGGDYPASAMTLEPSRMLFFGRDAFRSLLAREPDLSMAMLGLLAGRLREFTQKVEALSLREAPQRLAAHILLLRAETGADAFELDLPKGQLAALLGAQPETLSRMLRKMDEAGYIRLDGRKVRVVDPDALDDLARGLSRL; encoded by the coding sequence TTGCAGGAAACGGACAGCGCCCGCGCCGCCGCCTCTCTGCCCCTCTTCCAGGGCCTTTCGGCTGAGCAGCTGGACAAGGTCATGGCAACGGCCACGGAAGTTTCCCGCCCGGCGGATCGTGTGCTCTTCAACGAAGGCCAGCGGGCCGAGGGCTTCTACGCCGTGGTGGAAGGCCGGGTGAAGGTTTACAAGCTCTCCCCTTCGGGCAAGGAGCAAATTCTGCATGTCTTCGGTCCCGGCGGCGTGCTGGCCGAGGCCGCGGTCTTTTCCGGGGGCGACTACCCCGCCTCGGCCATGACCCTGGAGCCGTCGCGGATGCTCTTTTTCGGGCGCGACGCCTTCCGCTCCCTGCTGGCCCGTGAGCCGGACCTGTCCATGGCCATGCTTGGGCTGCTGGCCGGACGACTGCGCGAGTTCACACAGAAGGTGGAAGCGCTCAGCCTGCGGGAGGCCCCTCAGCGGCTGGCCGCCCACATCCTGCTGTTGCGGGCCGAAACCGGAGCGGACGCTTTCGAGCTGGACCTGCCCAAGGGCCAGCTCGCCGCCCTGCTGGGGGCCCAGCCGGAGACGTTGTCACGCATGCTGCGCAAGATGGACGAGGCCGGGTACATCCGCCTGGATGGTCGCAAGGTGCGGGTGGTCGACCCTGACGCGCTCGACGACCTGGCCCGGGGCCTGAGCAGATTGTAG
- a CDS encoding secondary thiamine-phosphate synthase enzyme YjbQ, with the protein MKSHRKELWFEVPTRRGFINITSDVQRTIDESGVKEGLVLVNAMHITASVFINDDEPGLHQDYDEWLERLAPHEPVDGYRHNVGEDNADAHMKRQIMGREVVCAITEGRLDFGTWERIFYGEFDGRRKKRVLVKVIGE; encoded by the coding sequence ATGAAATCACATCGCAAGGAACTCTGGTTCGAGGTCCCCACCCGGCGCGGCTTCATCAACATCACTTCCGACGTGCAGCGGACCATCGACGAGTCCGGAGTAAAGGAAGGGCTGGTGCTGGTCAACGCCATGCACATTACAGCCAGCGTCTTCATCAACGACGACGAACCCGGCCTGCACCAGGACTACGACGAATGGCTGGAGCGCCTGGCCCCTCACGAACCGGTGGACGGCTACCGCCACAACGTGGGCGAGGACAACGCCGACGCCCACATGAAACGCCAGATCATGGGCCGCGAGGTGGTCTGCGCCATCACCGAAGGCCGCCTGGACTTCGGTACCTGGGAGCGCATCTTCTACGGCGAATTCGACGGCCGCCGCAAGAAGCGGGTGCTGGTCAAGGTCATCGGGGAGTAA
- a CDS encoding class I SAM-dependent methyltransferase, which yields MKQDEELATQRELYMRADFHGARVLEVGCGNGRVTAMYADDTATTVGLEPDHAAALQAVRHVPKSRFAQASGENLPVLSGGFDIVLFTLSLHHHPGPERALKEAARVTAPGGRILALEPAPEGEVQRLCNIFSNEDSELQNTQRALEACGLSVLSSGLFSTEWVFRDFHEVVEYAFSYYDHPQDEAKLSEMRRFLESKVNDAPLRLTDTLRLTSLAV from the coding sequence ATGAAACAGGACGAAGAACTGGCCACTCAGCGCGAACTCTACATGCGGGCCGACTTCCACGGGGCCCGGGTCCTGGAGGTGGGCTGCGGCAATGGCCGCGTGACCGCCATGTACGCCGATGACACCGCAACGACCGTCGGACTGGAGCCCGACCACGCGGCCGCGCTCCAGGCTGTCCGCCATGTTCCGAAGTCCCGGTTCGCCCAAGCTTCCGGCGAAAATTTGCCCGTACTTTCAGGCGGCTTCGACATCGTCCTTTTCACGCTCTCCCTGCACCACCACCCCGGGCCCGAACGCGCCTTGAAGGAAGCGGCCAGGGTCACGGCCCCCGGCGGACGAATCCTTGCGCTGGAGCCGGCCCCGGAGGGAGAGGTCCAAAGGCTGTGCAACATCTTCAGCAATGAGGATAGCGAGCTTCAGAACACCCAGCGCGCATTGGAGGCATGCGGGCTGTCCGTCCTGTCCAGCGGCTTGTTCTCGACCGAGTGGGTGTTCCGTGATTTCCACGAAGTGGTGGAGTATGCCTTCAGCTACTACGATCACCCTCAGGACGAGGCGAAGCTGAGTGAAATGCGGCGATTCCTCGAAAGCAAGGTCAACGACGCCCCGTTGCGCCTCACCGACACGCTACGTTTGACAAGCCTGGCGGTGTAG
- a CDS encoding sigma-54-dependent Fis family transcriptional regulator: MPANRFDAPPEADLFREILDEQAGMVLRLDEEGRIVYANTACHEFFGQDLPERFVELFSPVLRRDLEDALNKLGGERQRASRELRLASGGGERWLEMTLRVLLDANGARRGVLVEGRDITTRKIAQEALLQVTGEKEHFRLNLEAIFQSIPDGIVTVDRDMRVIRANKNLAAILDLDEAGLAPGEVLNADQDRPCRAGLRQVVEQTLENRRGVREYRVDCRQDPRPRELVLNSSPLMDHHGTFAGAVVAVRDITRLADLERKLSERHSFQNIVGKSQAMRRVYDLLEQLAGVDTTVLVLGESGTGKELVVDALHYSGPRARGPLVKVNCSALTENLLESELFGHVKGAFTGATQDKVGRFQAAEGGTIFLDEIGDISPRIQLKLLRGLERKEFERVGDSRTYRVDTRVVAATNVDLLQKVKSGEFREDLYYRLKVVTVRLPPLRERKEDIPPLVEHFLEEFRGAFGKELEGVDENAMAQFMRYSWPGNVRELKHAMEHACILSRDSRIAVADLPQELQEQVSGQPEAGPAPSTSRKPAGLEREDILRALRETGGNKAKAARVLGISRRTLYRKMDELRVAP, translated from the coding sequence ATGCCTGCCAACCGTTTCGACGCCCCGCCCGAGGCCGACCTGTTCCGGGAGATTCTGGACGAACAGGCCGGCATGGTCCTCCGGCTCGACGAGGAGGGGCGCATCGTCTACGCCAACACCGCCTGCCACGAGTTTTTCGGGCAGGACCTGCCCGAGCGTTTCGTCGAACTGTTCTCCCCTGTCTTGCGCCGTGACCTGGAAGACGCCCTGAACAAGCTGGGCGGCGAGAGGCAGCGCGCCTCCCGCGAGTTGCGCCTGGCCTCGGGAGGGGGGGAGCGGTGGCTCGAAATGACCCTGCGGGTGCTGCTGGACGCCAACGGGGCGCGGCGCGGCGTGCTGGTCGAAGGGCGCGACATCACCACCCGCAAGATCGCCCAGGAAGCCCTGCTGCAGGTCACGGGGGAGAAGGAGCACTTCCGGCTCAATCTGGAAGCCATCTTCCAGTCCATCCCCGACGGCATCGTCACCGTGGACCGCGACATGCGCGTTATCCGGGCCAACAAGAACCTTGCCGCCATCCTCGACCTCGACGAGGCCGGACTGGCCCCGGGCGAGGTCCTGAATGCCGACCAGGACCGCCCTTGCCGAGCGGGTTTGCGGCAGGTGGTGGAGCAGACGCTGGAAAACCGGCGCGGCGTGCGGGAGTACCGCGTCGACTGTCGCCAGGACCCACGCCCACGCGAGCTGGTTCTCAATTCCTCGCCCCTCATGGACCACCACGGAACATTCGCGGGCGCGGTGGTGGCCGTGCGCGACATCACCCGGCTGGCGGACCTGGAGCGCAAGCTCTCGGAGCGGCACAGTTTCCAGAACATCGTGGGCAAAAGCCAGGCCATGCGGCGGGTCTACGACCTGCTGGAGCAGCTGGCAGGAGTGGACACCACCGTGCTGGTGCTTGGTGAGTCCGGCACCGGCAAGGAGCTGGTGGTGGACGCCCTGCACTATTCCGGCCCCAGGGCGCGCGGCCCCCTGGTCAAGGTCAACTGTTCGGCGCTCACCGAGAACCTGCTGGAGAGCGAGTTGTTCGGCCACGTCAAGGGCGCCTTCACCGGGGCCACCCAGGACAAGGTGGGGCGCTTTCAGGCGGCCGAGGGGGGAACCATCTTTCTGGACGAGATCGGCGACATCAGCCCCCGCATCCAGCTCAAGCTGCTGCGCGGCCTGGAGCGCAAGGAGTTCGAGCGGGTGGGCGACTCCCGCACCTACCGGGTGGACACCCGCGTGGTGGCGGCCACCAACGTTGACCTGCTGCAAAAGGTCAAGTCCGGAGAGTTCCGCGAGGACCTGTACTACCGACTGAAGGTGGTCACGGTCCGTCTGCCGCCCCTGCGGGAGCGCAAGGAGGACATCCCCCCGCTGGTGGAGCACTTTCTCGAGGAGTTCCGGGGCGCCTTCGGCAAGGAGCTGGAAGGGGTGGACGAAAACGCCATGGCCCAGTTCATGCGCTACTCCTGGCCGGGCAACGTGCGGGAGTTGAAGCACGCCATGGAGCACGCCTGCATTTTGAGCCGTGACAGCCGCATCGCGGTGGCCGATCTTCCCCAGGAACTCCAGGAGCAGGTGAGCGGCCAGCCGGAAGCCGGACCCGCGCCGTCCACCAGCCGCAAGCCTGCGGGCCTGGAGCGCGAGGACATTCTGCGCGCCCTGCGCGAGACGGGCGGCAACAAGGCCAAGGCCGCTCGGGTCCTTGGCATCAGCCGCCGCACTCTCTACCGCAAGATGGACGAACTCCGCGTCGCGCCCTGA
- the hcp gene encoding hydroxylamine reductase: MFCYQCEQTARGEACTKQGVCGKKGDVAAMQDLLVHVAKGLSRVALAAREQGVYEQDLGHLTARAMFATLTNVDFDPERLAELVRQVASRRDALAEKVRAKGGTVPENDAVTLQPAADVQGMVAQGEQRGIEEDPEMDADIKSLKQTVIYGVKGLCAYADHAAILGQEDEDLYRQVHQLLADTMRMDLELGAWVERAMQTGQVNLRAMELLDAGNTGTYGHPTPTEVPLGHKAGPAIVVSGHDLPDLEMLLEQTEGKGITVYTHGEMLPCHGYPKLKERFPHLWGHFGTAWQNQQKEFAELPGAVLMTTNCLMPPRDTYMDNLYTTGLVAWPGVPHIDGGVDGKKDFTPVIEKALALGGFESDEDKGKVLTGFAREAVLGVADKVIDAVKSGAVRHFFLVAGCDGAKPGRNYYTEFVEQAPEDTIILTLACGKFRFFDKQLGDIGGIPRLLDIGQCNDSYSAIKIASALAEAFDCGINDLPLSMVLSWYEQKAVAILLTLLALGIKDIRLGPSLPAFLSENVLNYLVENYGIKPITTPEEDLADLLPAA; encoded by the coding sequence ATGTTTTGTTACCAGTGCGAACAGACCGCCAGAGGCGAGGCCTGCACCAAGCAGGGCGTATGCGGAAAGAAAGGCGACGTGGCCGCCATGCAGGACCTGCTGGTCCACGTCGCCAAGGGGCTGTCCCGGGTGGCCCTGGCCGCCCGCGAGCAGGGCGTTTATGAACAGGACCTGGGCCATCTGACCGCCCGCGCCATGTTCGCCACCCTGACCAACGTGGACTTCGACCCCGAGCGGCTGGCCGAACTCGTGCGCCAGGTGGCCTCCCGCCGCGATGCCCTGGCCGAGAAGGTCCGCGCCAAGGGCGGAACCGTTCCCGAGAACGACGCCGTCACCCTCCAGCCCGCGGCCGACGTGCAAGGCATGGTGGCCCAGGGCGAACAGCGCGGCATCGAGGAAGACCCCGAGATGGACGCGGACATCAAGTCCCTCAAGCAGACCGTCATCTACGGCGTGAAGGGCCTGTGCGCCTACGCCGACCACGCGGCCATCCTGGGCCAGGAGGACGAGGACCTCTACCGCCAAGTGCACCAGCTGCTGGCCGACACCATGCGCATGGACCTGGAATTGGGCGCCTGGGTAGAGCGCGCCATGCAGACCGGCCAGGTGAACCTGCGCGCCATGGAGCTGTTGGACGCGGGCAACACCGGCACCTACGGCCATCCCACCCCCACCGAGGTGCCCCTGGGCCACAAGGCGGGCCCGGCCATCGTGGTCTCCGGCCACGACCTGCCCGACCTGGAGATGCTTTTGGAGCAGACCGAGGGCAAGGGCATCACCGTCTACACCCACGGCGAAATGCTGCCCTGCCACGGCTACCCCAAGCTCAAGGAGCGCTTCCCCCACCTGTGGGGCCACTTCGGCACGGCCTGGCAGAACCAGCAGAAGGAGTTCGCCGAGCTGCCCGGCGCGGTGCTCATGACCACCAACTGCCTCATGCCCCCGCGCGACACCTACATGGACAACCTCTACACCACCGGGCTGGTGGCCTGGCCGGGCGTGCCGCACATTGATGGCGGCGTCGACGGCAAGAAGGACTTCACCCCCGTCATCGAGAAGGCCCTGGCCCTTGGCGGCTTCGAGAGCGACGAGGACAAGGGCAAGGTGCTCACGGGCTTCGCCCGCGAGGCCGTGCTCGGCGTGGCCGACAAGGTCATCGACGCGGTCAAGTCCGGCGCGGTACGCCACTTCTTCCTGGTGGCGGGCTGCGACGGCGCCAAGCCGGGCCGCAACTACTACACCGAGTTCGTGGAGCAGGCCCCCGAGGACACCATCATCCTCACTCTGGCCTGCGGCAAGTTCCGCTTCTTCGACAAGCAGCTGGGCGACATCGGCGGTATCCCGCGCCTGCTGGACATCGGCCAGTGCAACGATTCCTACTCGGCAATCAAGATCGCCAGCGCCCTGGCCGAGGCCTTCGACTGCGGCATCAACGACCTGCCGCTGTCCATGGTCCTTTCCTGGTACGAGCAGAAGGCCGTGGCCATCCTGCTGACCCTGCTGGCCCTGGGCATCAAGGACATCCGCCTCGGACCCAGCCTGCCCGCCTTCCTGAGCGAGAACGTGCTCAACTACCTGGTGGAGAACTACGGCATCAAGCCCATCACCACCCCCGAGGAAGACTTGGCCGACCTGCTGCCGGCGGCCTAG
- a CDS encoding DUF72 domain-containing protein, with protein MSEILTGTCGFAEAQDDLFGEFDCLEVQRSFYQPPMAKTAAKWRDKAGEDFVFSLKAWQLITHASSSPTYRKLSEDLSQRQIDQCGGFKWNDTTRMAWNRTLAIAKSLRAETIVFQCPSSFHPGKRELDRMRRFFSEAPREGMQMVFEPRGEGWTDELVSSLVMELDLVHAADPFIRQPTGRGLRYFRLHGRPAYNTRHEYSEDELYDVLRVCAGQWPNRVYFNNQAMVPNARQFKKLVNA; from the coding sequence ATGTCCGAGATATTGACCGGAACCTGCGGCTTCGCCGAAGCCCAGGACGACCTGTTCGGCGAGTTCGACTGCCTTGAGGTGCAGCGCTCCTTCTACCAGCCTCCCATGGCCAAGACCGCTGCCAAATGGCGGGACAAGGCCGGGGAGGATTTCGTGTTCTCCCTCAAGGCGTGGCAGCTCATTACCCACGCCTCCTCCTCGCCCACCTACCGCAAGCTGTCCGAAGACCTCAGCCAGCGGCAGATCGACCAGTGCGGCGGCTTCAAGTGGAACGACACCACCCGCATGGCCTGGAACCGCACACTGGCGATAGCAAAGTCCCTGCGGGCGGAGACCATTGTCTTTCAATGCCCGTCCAGCTTCCATCCGGGCAAGCGGGAACTGGACCGGATGCGGCGCTTTTTCAGCGAGGCCCCCCGCGAGGGGATGCAGATGGTATTCGAGCCCCGGGGCGAGGGGTGGACCGACGAGCTGGTCTCCAGCCTGGTCATGGAGCTGGACCTGGTCCACGCGGCCGACCCCTTCATCCGCCAGCCAACCGGCCGGGGACTGCGATACTTCCGCCTGCATGGCCGCCCCGCATACAACACGCGCCATGAATACTCCGAGGACGAGTTGTACGACGTGCTGCGCGTCTGCGCCGGACAGTGGCCCAACCGGGTCTACTTCAACAACCAGGCCATGGTGCCCAACGCCAGGCAGTTCAAGAAGCTCGTCAACGCCTGA
- a CDS encoding YkgJ family cysteine cluster protein — MDDSQAFLDSLPEVKPGETFRFACHPDVPCFNACCGDLTLMLTPYDALRLRRELNEGSKEFIQGRAEVSTAPDTGFPTLRLKMMDGEGKPCPFVSKEGCKVYLNRPSACRGYPVGRASKLGGEDEIIEQFFLVQEPHCRGFEQDVEWTPETWVADQGLEDYNASNDRYVKLLARQKRAGAAIDGRKATMALMALYQLDNFQRFIRDMNIFSRLDVDEERQQAILDDEEAALEFAMDWVELVLFNECENLRKIDPEETE, encoded by the coding sequence ATGGACGACTCCCAAGCCTTTCTCGACAGCCTGCCCGAGGTGAAGCCCGGCGAGACCTTCCGTTTCGCCTGCCACCCGGACGTGCCCTGCTTCAACGCCTGTTGCGGCGACCTGACCCTGATGCTGACCCCCTACGACGCCCTGCGGCTGCGCCGCGAGCTGAACGAGGGCAGCAAGGAGTTCATCCAGGGCCGGGCCGAGGTCTCCACGGCCCCGGACACCGGTTTCCCCACCCTGCGGCTGAAAATGATGGACGGGGAGGGCAAGCCCTGCCCCTTCGTCTCCAAGGAGGGCTGCAAGGTGTACCTCAACCGCCCCAGCGCCTGCCGGGGCTACCCCGTTGGCCGGGCATCCAAGCTGGGCGGAGAGGACGAGATCATCGAACAGTTCTTCCTGGTGCAAGAGCCGCACTGCCGGGGTTTCGAGCAGGACGTGGAGTGGACTCCGGAGACCTGGGTGGCCGACCAGGGGCTGGAGGACTACAACGCCAGCAACGACCGCTACGTGAAGCTGCTGGCGCGGCAGAAACGCGCCGGGGCCGCCATCGACGGCCGCAAGGCCACCATGGCCCTGATGGCCCTGTACCAGTTGGACAACTTCCAGCGCTTCATCCGCGACATGAACATCTTCTCCCGCCTGGACGTGGACGAGGAGAGGCAACAGGCCATTCTCGACGACGAGGAGGCCGCCCTGGAATTCGCCATGGATTGGGTGGAACTGGTGTTGTTCAACGAGTGCGAGAACCTGCGCAAGATCGATCCGGAGGAGACCGAATGA